Part of the Borrelia hispanica CRI genome is shown below.
ATTGCTTGTTTATCTTCAAGAAAACGTTTTAAATTTTTGAGACTGTATTTATTTGCTGCATATCTTATGTATGAGCCATTTCCTTCGCCCAATCTTAATAAAGTTTTTTTAATAATACCTTTATTACATAACAAGGCTAAATCTTTTCTAAGGGTTCTGAGTGTAATTATTTTGAGTTCGTCTTTAGCTAGAAAACGATTTAGTGTATTTAAAATACTGGTTTGATTGTATTTGATAGAATTCTTTTGAAAGAATTTAACTATTGATACTATTTTATAATATCTGTTGTGATATTTCTTTGATGGCTTTTCGTAGGATTTAACCTGACGACCTGTATTTTGCATTCATTTTCTCCTTTGTAGATATTAATAATATCTATATTAACGCAATAATCATTAAAAAGTAAACCTTTAATTTATATAGAAATTGTTTTTATATAAAATTAACAAAAATATTATAACAAATACTTTAATAAATTCAATTTTTGTTATATATTTATATATAACCACGAAGGAGATTAAATATGAATAAAAACAATAATATATTAAAAAATCAATCAACAAATACAGTAGATGTAATAATAGATAAAATGAATTCAAGTAATATTGCAGAAGTATGGGAAACATACAAGATTATGCATAATCTTAACAAGATAGATGCTTATTCAGAACGAGAAATTTTAACTTTATTACAAGTAAATAAATTAAATCCATTTAAGAAGGAAGCATACATAATACCATTCAATGGACGTTATACAGTTGTAGTAGCATATCAAACATTGCTTATACGTGCATATGAAGCTGGATATAGCAAGTATGATCTTGACTTTGAAGAAAAATTGGTTAAATCAATTAAGATTGATTCTAAAGGTAATAAGGTGATACAAGAAGATTGGCAGTGTACAGCTTTTTTCA
Proteins encoded:
- a CDS encoding plasmid maintenance protein, with amino-acid sequence MQNTGRQVKSYEKPSKKYHNRYYKIVSIVKFFQKNSIKYNQTSILNTLNRFLAKDELKIITLRTLRKDLALLCNKGIIKKTLLRLGEGNGSYIRYAANKYSLKNLKRFLEDKQAIVEHDANETYKFTKETQQKYYLKNKGLNIHKSKNATKNVSHNITNNKKIKNKKNKKEEKKEIGNRTIDTNYMIKNVAKWKTMRYLDKIEENANKKRYEDSIIRTQEWLKNLKN
- a CDS encoding recombinase RecT; the protein is MNKNNNILKNQSTNTVDVIIDKMNSSNIAEVWETYKIMHNLNKIDAYSEREILTLLQVNKLNPFKKEAYIIPFNGRYTVVVAYQTLLIRAYEAGYSKYDLDFEEKLVKSIKIDSKGNKVIQEDWQCTAFFKSDDGNRYSFSVLLSEYYKNTPIWREKPVFMLRKCAVSCLCRTLPGSGL